One window of the Salmo trutta chromosome 35, fSalTru1.1, whole genome shotgun sequence genome contains the following:
- the LOC115174418 gene encoding macoilin-like has protein sequence MTLVCVIQYKFFGHNVIDLETEYKQLQLESQGKEGRLIALVNEVEALGKYRCVEQEEQDVLLSALSALQDKAQHLEYNLSAETRIKLDLFSALGDTRRQLEITQGKVLKQDKEIGEMKRKIAEVMAVSPGMSFMTPRPAVPQYLTKFLNSERYVLNPRALMYQCLKK, from the exons atcTAGAGACAGAGTACAAACAACTACAGCTGGAGAGTCAAGGGAAAGAGGGCCGTCTAATAGCTCTAGTGAATGAAGtggag GCCCTGGGGAAGTATCGTTGTGTGGAACAGGAGGAGCAGGATGTGCTGCTCTCTGCCCTGTCGGCCCTGCAGGACAAGGCTCAGCACCTGGAGTACAACCTGAGCGCCGAGACGCGTATCAAACTGGACCTGTTCTCAGCCCTGGGAGACACCCGCAGGCAGCTGGAGATAACACAAG GAAAAGTACTCAAGCAGGATAAGGAGATTGGCGAGATGAAACGGAAGATCGCCGAGGTCATGGCCGTCAGTCCTGGCATGTCCTTCATGACGCCGCGGCCCGCCGTACCGCAGTACCTCACCAAGTTCCTCAACTCAGAGCGCTATGTGCTCAACCCACGGGCGCTGATGTACCAGTGTCTTAAGAAATAA